One Pseudomonas fluorescens genomic region harbors:
- a CDS encoding GlxA family transcriptional regulator — protein MTASSDSATPVNSGMTKRIGLLILPQFSMMALAGASEPLRAANRLSGKTLYEWILLTESGGPVSSSSGIEIQTVPVDQAPELDRVFVLASLDIEHQKPPKILRFLQRAASRGITVGALSTGTFILARAGLLDGKRCTLHWESIGQFSEEFPTIEVTKELYVNHGNRWTCAGGTAAIDLMLAQIALDCGNPLAASVAEQFLHARIRAPEEHQRMSIQWRFGIHDRRLTAAIAFMENNLENIVGIEEIADRCNLSHRQLERLWHQHFGMTPKKFYLELRLNEARRLLRESTQPIASIAYSCGFVSASHLGAAYRRVWGCTPGEERRKFDDAHS, from the coding sequence ATGACAGCCTCCAGCGATTCGGCGACGCCTGTGAACAGCGGCATGACCAAGCGAATCGGGCTGCTCATTCTTCCTCAGTTCTCGATGATGGCTCTGGCCGGCGCCAGCGAGCCTTTGCGTGCGGCCAATCGGCTGTCCGGCAAAACGCTGTATGAATGGATCCTGCTGACGGAATCGGGCGGACCGGTCAGCTCCAGCAGCGGTATCGAAATTCAGACGGTGCCGGTTGATCAGGCGCCGGAACTGGATCGTGTGTTCGTTCTGGCGAGCCTGGACATCGAACATCAGAAGCCACCGAAAATCCTCCGTTTCCTGCAGCGCGCCGCATCCCGCGGCATCACGGTTGGCGCACTGAGCACCGGCACGTTCATCCTCGCCCGCGCCGGGTTGCTGGATGGCAAGCGCTGCACGTTGCACTGGGAGTCCATCGGGCAGTTTTCCGAAGAATTCCCGACGATCGAAGTCACCAAAGAGCTGTACGTCAATCATGGCAACCGCTGGACGTGCGCCGGGGGGACTGCGGCCATCGACCTGATGCTGGCGCAGATTGCGCTTGATTGCGGCAACCCGCTCGCGGCGAGCGTCGCCGAGCAATTTCTTCACGCCCGGATACGCGCGCCGGAAGAACATCAGCGGATGTCGATCCAGTGGCGCTTCGGCATCCATGATCGCCGGTTGACCGCCGCCATCGCGTTCATGGAAAACAATCTGGAAAACATCGTCGGCATCGAGGAGATCGCCGACCGCTGCAATCTGTCCCACCGTCAGCTCGAACGGCTGTGGCACCAGCACTTCGGCATGACGCCGAAGAAATTCTATCTGGAGCTGCGGTTGAACGAAGCGCGCCGATTGTTGCGTGAAAGCACCCAGCCCATTGCGTCTATTGCCTACAGTTGCGGGTTCGTTTCGGCGTCACATCTGGGGGCTGCTTATCGTCGTGTCTGGGGCTGTACGCCCGGCGAAGAGCGGCGGAAATTTGATGATGCTCATTCCTGA
- a CDS encoding ABC transporter permease has protein sequence METLSFILENGGLISLLLGQHLLIVAIAVGLAILTGVPVGIFISQHPRTRRWVLAFAAVLMTIPSAALFGLMIPALSLIGYGIGIVPAVIALFLYSQLPIIRNTTTAISNIDPALREAAIGMGMSTGQRLRKVELPIAVPLIMAGVRMATVINIGIAAIAAYIGAGGLGSLIIRGIAQSDTRQLLAGAIVISVIAIAADYALYGLQRLLTPNGLNKNKVAAGRMKEATT, from the coding sequence ATGGAAACCCTGAGTTTCATTCTGGAAAACGGCGGGCTGATCAGTCTGCTTCTCGGGCAGCACCTGCTCATCGTGGCGATAGCGGTGGGGCTGGCAATTCTGACCGGCGTTCCCGTGGGGATCTTCATTTCCCAGCACCCCAGAACGCGCCGATGGGTCCTGGCCTTCGCCGCAGTTCTGATGACGATTCCCTCCGCCGCGCTGTTCGGGCTGATGATTCCGGCCTTGTCACTGATCGGCTACGGGATCGGTATCGTACCGGCGGTCATTGCGCTGTTTCTCTATTCCCAGCTGCCCATCATCCGCAACACAACCACGGCGATCTCCAATATCGATCCGGCCTTGCGTGAAGCCGCGATCGGCATGGGCATGTCGACCGGGCAACGTCTGCGCAAGGTTGAACTGCCGATTGCGGTGCCGCTGATCATGGCGGGCGTGAGAATGGCGACGGTGATCAATATCGGCATTGCGGCCATCGCTGCTTACATCGGCGCCGGCGGCCTGGGCAGCCTGATCATTCGCGGCATCGCGCAATCGGATACTCGACAACTGTTGGCCGGTGCGATCGTCATCAGTGTCATCGCCATCGCGGCCGATTATGCGCTGTATGGCTTGCAGCGCCTGCTGACGCCAAACGGCTTGAACAAAAACAAAGTGGCCGCCGGCCGAATGAAGGAGGCTACGACGTGA
- a CDS encoding ABC transporter ATP-binding protein, giving the protein MIQIENLNKQFGAITAVEDVSFNVEEGQICVLLGPSGCGKTTTLKMINRLITPTSGTIRINGRDTSELDSVTLKRSIGYVIQQVGLFPNMTVEENICVVPNLLGWDKTKSRKRAAELLEVVALDPAKFLKRYPCELSGGQQQRIGVARALAADPPVMLMDEPFGAIDPINREVIQDEFMRIQRLVNKTVLFVSHDIDEAVKMADCVALFHNGRIQQFGSSDDLLARPNSEFVANFMGGDRIMKRLRLLRAADVVSKIAPREHMQIVGGNSGIAAHTHLIVKPGDDLRQVLSQLLGRGQDWALCNDSDGRFIGYVHQADILARLVDNITPAVN; this is encoded by the coding sequence GTGATCCAGATCGAAAACCTGAACAAGCAATTTGGCGCTATCACAGCGGTTGAAGATGTTTCATTCAACGTTGAAGAGGGACAGATCTGCGTACTGCTTGGGCCGTCGGGCTGTGGCAAAACCACAACACTGAAGATGATCAATCGACTGATTACGCCGACGTCCGGCACGATCAGAATCAATGGTCGCGACACGTCCGAGCTGGACAGCGTTACGCTCAAACGGTCCATCGGCTATGTGATCCAGCAAGTCGGTCTGTTCCCGAACATGACCGTTGAGGAAAACATTTGCGTGGTGCCCAATCTGCTCGGGTGGGACAAAACCAAGAGCCGTAAGCGCGCCGCGGAGTTGCTGGAAGTGGTCGCCTTGGATCCGGCGAAATTCCTCAAGCGCTACCCGTGCGAGCTTTCCGGTGGACAACAGCAACGTATCGGCGTGGCCCGGGCCTTGGCAGCGGATCCACCGGTAATGCTGATGGACGAACCTTTTGGCGCGATCGACCCGATCAACCGCGAAGTGATCCAGGACGAATTCATGCGCATCCAGCGCCTCGTCAACAAGACCGTTTTGTTCGTCAGTCATGACATCGACGAAGCGGTGAAGATGGCCGACTGCGTCGCGCTGTTCCATAACGGCAGAATCCAGCAGTTCGGCAGTTCGGATGATTTGCTCGCCCGGCCCAACAGCGAGTTCGTGGCGAATTTCATGGGCGGCGACCGCATCATGAAACGTCTGCGCCTGCTGCGCGCGGCAGACGTCGTGAGCAAGATCGCGCCGCGCGAACATATGCAGATCGTAGGTGGAAACAGCGGCATCGCTGCTCACACACATTTGATCGTCAAGCCTGGAGATGACCTGCGCCAGGTGCTCTCGCAACTGCTGGGTCGCGGCCAGGACTGGGCGTTGTGCAACGACAGCGACGGACGCTTTATCGGCTATGTCCACCAGGCAGATATCCTCGCGCGACTGGTCGATAACATCACTCCGGCGGTGAACTGA
- a CDS encoding ABC transporter permease has translation MSELIIRFWQGLQFYWGDISYLTVQHLQIVAISGMLALAIALPLGVWMSRPANQRYAMASMQVLNVGQAIPKLALLALAMSLIGVGSGAAIIGLFVATLLPVAVNTYEGLRAVPQHLVEAAEAMGMTRRETLWKVEIPNALNVIFAGIRTALAINVGTAPLAFLVGGGGLGELIFTGIDLNDFGMMLAGAISTALLAIAVDLGCGLIQHVAVSRGLRMAGRQ, from the coding sequence ATGTCCGAGTTAATCATCAGATTTTGGCAAGGGCTGCAGTTTTACTGGGGCGACATCAGCTATCTGACGGTCCAGCACCTGCAGATTGTTGCGATCAGCGGGATGTTGGCCCTGGCCATTGCGCTTCCATTGGGTGTGTGGATGAGCCGTCCGGCGAACCAGCGTTATGCCATGGCCAGCATGCAGGTGCTGAACGTGGGGCAGGCGATTCCCAAACTTGCGCTGTTGGCGTTGGCCATGAGCTTGATCGGCGTTGGCAGCGGGGCGGCGATCATCGGATTGTTTGTCGCCACCTTGCTCCCCGTCGCGGTGAATACCTATGAAGGCCTGCGTGCGGTGCCACAGCATTTGGTCGAAGCGGCCGAAGCCATGGGCATGACGCGACGGGAGACGCTGTGGAAAGTCGAAATACCCAATGCGCTGAATGTGATTTTCGCCGGCATCCGCACGGCGCTGGCGATCAACGTCGGCACCGCCCCACTGGCCTTCCTCGTCGGTGGCGGCGGATTGGGCGAGCTGATCTTCACCGGCATCGACCTGAATGACTTCGGCATGATGCTGGCTGGCGCCATATCGACCGCACTCCTGGCAATTGCCGTCGATCTGGGCTGCGGCCTGATTCAACACGTTGCAGTCTCCCGAGGCTTGCGCATGGCCGGACGCCAATGA
- a CDS encoding glycine betaine ABC transporter substrate-binding protein, translating into MGSASADNAIVVGGKKFTEQQLVAEMTAQLLRANSYKVDKRADLGSSVLRAAQENGQVDVYWEYTGTSLITYNKVTEKLSAEETYKKISELDAQKGITWLNPSKANNTYALAMRKVDAEKDGIVSISDLAKNIEAGKSYKFASNAEFFSRPDGLRPLQEEYKFEFERKNIVRMDGGLTYQALRDGQVDLALVLSTDGRIPAFGFVVLKDDKGFFPSYALTPVIRTEVLKANPKIGELLNALSSKLDDETIAGLNSRVDVGRESIESVSKAFLQQSNLL; encoded by the coding sequence GTGGGCAGCGCTTCAGCCGACAACGCCATTGTGGTCGGCGGCAAGAAGTTTACCGAGCAGCAACTGGTTGCGGAGATGACCGCGCAACTGCTGCGCGCCAATAGCTACAAGGTCGATAAGCGAGCGGACCTTGGCTCGTCGGTATTGCGCGCGGCGCAAGAGAACGGCCAGGTCGATGTGTATTGGGAATACACCGGCACTTCGCTGATTACCTACAACAAAGTCACCGAGAAACTCAGCGCAGAAGAAACCTACAAGAAGATCAGCGAACTGGATGCGCAAAAGGGCATCACCTGGCTGAACCCTTCCAAGGCGAACAACACCTACGCACTTGCCATGCGCAAAGTGGACGCCGAGAAAGATGGCATCGTCTCGATCAGCGATCTTGCAAAGAACATCGAAGCCGGCAAGTCCTACAAATTCGCATCGAACGCCGAATTCTTTTCCAGGCCCGATGGCCTGCGTCCGCTTCAGGAAGAGTACAAGTTCGAATTCGAGCGCAAGAACATCGTGCGCATGGATGGCGGGCTGACGTATCAGGCGCTGAGGGACGGGCAGGTTGATCTGGCGTTGGTCCTGTCGACTGACGGGCGGATTCCGGCCTTCGGATTTGTAGTGCTGAAGGACGATAAAGGCTTCTTCCCCAGCTATGCGTTGACGCCGGTTATTCGCACTGAAGTGCTTAAGGCGAATCCGAAGATCGGCGAATTGCTGAATGCGCTTTCTTCCAAACTGGATGACGAGACCATCGCGGGTCTCAACTCCCGAGTTGATGTGGGTCGGGAATCGATCGAGAGCGTGTCCAAGGCATTTCTGCAACAGAGCAATTTGCTCTAG
- a CDS encoding amidase family protein has translation MQLNKRFMAWSFLLLAASAQADDGINRMTLTEMRHALDSGALSSEHLVRHYLENIQANNHQGQNINALITINEQAIDQARKWDAQRAKNPKTKYAPLAGIPFVVKDNFDTAAMVTSGGSYLLRSSVPSQDAFAVKKLIDGQAILLGKANLSELAASFGWFGYSSFGGQTLNPRNTKRDASGSSSGSAAAVAAAFAPFALGSDTSGSVRAPASVTGTVGFRPSLGLISRSGIIPLSLSFDTAGVITNSVADQAIVLDAIKGQDSNDAATLNLSAANIHFETALNRASLLGKSIGVITNFKGANPEVDAVYAAAQKTLRKRGARVVSIVLPKSFETLWSDVLGPVGESEFKPQFERYLATLSPNQPRTLAQFLDLAKRNQAENGAHGMNPARLAGLEAVANTASTDSPLYISILTKKIPQLRAQLMEIMKANRVESLFFATINCPASVVHGVTDDSYVCAAGDTYASSYIASATGFPEVTVPAGVIKGNLPVGVSFLGGYGEDAKVLGFGYGFFGR, from the coding sequence ATGCAGTTGAATAAAAGATTCATGGCTTGGTCGTTTTTGCTGTTGGCGGCAAGTGCTCAAGCGGATGACGGTATCAACCGCATGACCCTCACCGAAATGCGTCACGCGCTGGACAGCGGTGCCCTCAGTTCCGAGCATTTGGTCCGGCATTATTTGGAGAACATTCAGGCGAACAACCACCAGGGTCAAAATATCAATGCCTTGATAACCATCAATGAACAGGCGATCGATCAGGCCCGGAAGTGGGACGCGCAACGGGCGAAAAATCCCAAAACCAAATACGCACCGCTGGCCGGCATTCCTTTTGTTGTTAAGGACAACTTTGACACCGCCGCTATGGTCACTTCCGGTGGTTCTTACTTGCTGCGTTCGTCGGTGCCGAGCCAGGATGCTTTCGCCGTCAAAAAGCTGATCGACGGGCAAGCGATTCTTCTCGGCAAGGCCAACCTGTCGGAACTGGCCGCGTCCTTTGGCTGGTTTGGCTACAGTTCGTTCGGCGGCCAGACGCTCAATCCAAGAAATACCAAGCGGGACGCTTCTGGCTCAAGCAGCGGTTCCGCTGCCGCCGTGGCGGCAGCATTTGCACCGTTTGCGCTGGGTTCGGACACCAGCGGCTCAGTCCGCGCCCCGGCCAGCGTCACAGGCACCGTGGGCTTCCGACCCTCACTCGGACTGATCAGCCGCAGCGGCATCATTCCGCTGTCGCTCTCGTTTGATACTGCTGGCGTGATTACCAACAGCGTGGCGGATCAGGCCATCGTCCTCGATGCGATCAAAGGCCAGGACAGCAACGACGCGGCCACCCTCAATCTATCAGCCGCCAACATTCATTTCGAAACCGCGCTGAACCGTGCCTCGCTGCTGGGCAAGAGCATCGGCGTCATCACCAACTTCAAAGGTGCCAATCCCGAGGTGGACGCGGTCTACGCCGCAGCCCAAAAAACCCTGCGCAAGCGCGGCGCGCGTGTTGTCTCCATTGTCCTGCCCAAATCTTTTGAAACATTGTGGAGCGACGTCTTGGGCCCCGTTGGCGAAAGCGAATTCAAGCCGCAATTCGAACGGTATCTGGCCACACTCAGCCCGAACCAACCGCGAACGCTTGCGCAATTTCTCGATCTGGCGAAACGCAATCAGGCTGAAAACGGCGCGCACGGCATGAACCCGGCACGCTTGGCCGGACTGGAAGCGGTAGCGAATACCGCGAGTACCGATTCGCCGCTGTATATCTCCATCCTCACGAAAAAGATTCCTCAGTTGCGTGCGCAGCTGATGGAAATCATGAAGGCGAATAGGGTGGAGAGTCTTTTCTTCGCCACGATCAATTGCCCAGCGTCGGTGGTGCACGGGGTGACGGATGACAGTTATGTGTGTGCGGCCGGTGATACTTATGCGTCGTCGTATATTGCGTCTGCGACGGGGTTTCCTGAAGTGACGGTTCCTGCAGGGGTTATCAAGGGGAACTTGCCGGTGGGGGTTTCGTTTTTGGGTGGGTATGGTGAGGATGCGAAAGTTTTGGGGTTTGGGTATGGGTTTTTTGGGCGGTGA
- a CDS encoding DUF2075 domain-containing protein, producing the protein MIVYAATKQQFLKDNDNDDIEEVILRHYKEATGKNVGTSEIRSWQGSLTYMAKVLRDEGLPSDAGLAIELHIPQSSKRIDFLLTGRDENQAKKAVLIELKQWSKANATTKDAIVKTALGGGLIETIHPSYQVWSYAALLEGFNEAVYDKSIEIRPCAYLHNYVSDGIIDSAHYEPHISKAPLFLKGPEELSKLRSFLKKHISHGDNKEVLYELSAGKIRPSKALADALGGLMKGKPEFVLIDDQKAIFESAVAAASEASDQAPKVMIIEGGPGTGKTVLAINLLVKLTELKLMSKYVSKNAAPRKVYESKLVGTIKRSQFSNFFSGSGAFIDTEPNTFDALIVDEAHRLNEKSGLYGNLGENQIKELIDSAKCSIFFIDEDQRVTLGDIGSKQAIRAFAKAKGAVVEEHVLSSQFRCSGSDGYLAWLDDTLGIRSTANPTLETQEYEFKVFDSPQAMHEAINEKNHGNKARVVAGYCWPWLSKKDSTAADIVIGDYKRQWNLDQDGSLWIIAENSIEQVGCIHTCQGLEVDYIGVIIGPDLIVRDGKVVTSPDERDKHDKSIRGWKKMMKEQPTLAKKETDLIIKNTYRTLMTRGMKGCYLYCTDKETAQYFESRLSQHSNH; encoded by the coding sequence GTGATCGTTTACGCTGCGACCAAACAGCAATTTCTTAAAGACAACGATAACGATGATATCGAGGAGGTGATCCTCAGGCATTACAAGGAAGCTACCGGCAAAAACGTTGGCACCTCGGAAATCAGGTCGTGGCAAGGATCTCTAACGTACATGGCCAAGGTCCTTAGAGATGAGGGCCTGCCGAGCGACGCAGGCCTGGCCATCGAATTGCACATTCCGCAGTCGTCGAAGCGAATCGACTTTCTACTCACCGGTCGCGACGAAAACCAGGCAAAAAAAGCCGTACTGATCGAATTGAAGCAATGGAGTAAGGCCAACGCCACAACCAAGGATGCCATCGTCAAAACGGCCTTGGGTGGCGGCCTCATTGAGACCATTCACCCGTCCTATCAGGTATGGTCATATGCAGCGCTGCTGGAAGGCTTCAACGAGGCGGTGTATGACAAAAGCATCGAAATCCGTCCGTGTGCCTACCTCCATAACTACGTCAGCGACGGCATCATAGACTCAGCTCACTACGAGCCCCACATCAGCAAAGCTCCGCTGTTTCTGAAAGGCCCGGAAGAGCTCAGCAAACTCAGGAGCTTTCTGAAAAAGCATATAAGTCATGGCGACAACAAAGAGGTTCTTTACGAGCTGTCCGCTGGAAAAATTCGCCCGTCCAAGGCGCTAGCCGATGCCCTCGGTGGGCTGATGAAAGGCAAACCAGAGTTCGTATTGATTGACGATCAGAAAGCAATTTTTGAGTCGGCGGTGGCAGCGGCAAGCGAGGCCTCGGACCAAGCACCCAAGGTGATGATCATCGAAGGTGGACCGGGCACCGGGAAGACCGTTCTGGCTATCAATCTGCTCGTGAAGCTCACCGAATTGAAGCTGATGAGCAAATACGTCTCCAAGAACGCTGCCCCGCGCAAGGTCTACGAGAGCAAACTGGTTGGCACCATCAAGCGCAGCCAATTCTCGAATTTCTTTTCAGGCTCTGGGGCATTCATCGACACTGAGCCCAACACATTCGATGCGCTTATCGTGGACGAAGCTCACCGGCTGAATGAGAAAAGCGGGCTTTATGGAAACCTTGGGGAAAACCAGATCAAGGAGCTGATTGATTCAGCGAAATGCTCAATTTTCTTCATTGATGAAGACCAGCGTGTAACCTTGGGCGATATCGGCAGCAAGCAGGCGATACGCGCCTTTGCAAAAGCCAAGGGTGCTGTGGTCGAGGAACACGTGCTGTCTTCGCAGTTTCGCTGCAGTGGTTCTGACGGTTACCTAGCATGGCTGGATGACACGCTAGGCATTCGCTCGACGGCAAATCCGACGCTTGAGACTCAAGAGTACGAGTTTAAGGTGTTCGACTCACCTCAGGCGATGCATGAAGCAATCAACGAGAAAAACCACGGAAACAAAGCTCGTGTGGTCGCGGGCTATTGCTGGCCTTGGCTGAGCAAGAAAGACTCCACCGCTGCTGATATCGTCATTGGTGACTACAAACGCCAATGGAACCTGGATCAGGATGGCAGCCTATGGATCATCGCTGAGAACTCCATTGAGCAAGTTGGCTGTATTCATACCTGCCAAGGTTTGGAAGTCGACTACATCGGGGTGATCATCGGGCCAGACCTAATCGTACGTGACGGTAAGGTAGTGACATCCCCGGACGAGCGCGACAAGCACGATAAATCGATTCGCGGCTGGAAAAAAATGATGAAAGAGCAACCTACCCTGGCGAAAAAAGAAACAGACCTGATCATCAAAAATACATACCGAACTCTGATGACACGTGGGATGAAGGGTTGCTACCTGTACTGCACCGACAAAGAGACTGCGCAGTACTTCGAGAGTCGGCTTAGCCAACACAGCAATCATTGA
- a CDS encoding nucleotide pyrophosphohydrolase, with product MSDSDSSSAPLVDVMKLAASLQQFADDRDWQQFHSPKNLILALTGEVGELCEIFQWMSDADSISAATDPEIGQAVKDELADVLMYLVRLSSVLGIDLNEAVTRKLASNGQKYPVDKAKSNSKKYDRL from the coding sequence GTGAGTGACTCAGACAGCTCATCCGCGCCACTGGTTGACGTAATGAAGCTTGCCGCATCCCTTCAGCAGTTCGCAGATGATCGCGACTGGCAGCAGTTCCACTCCCCCAAAAATCTCATCCTGGCTCTCACTGGCGAGGTAGGAGAGCTGTGCGAGATTTTCCAATGGATGAGCGATGCCGATTCGATCTCCGCCGCAACAGACCCCGAAATCGGCCAAGCCGTTAAGGACGAATTGGCGGACGTATTGATGTACCTGGTTCGCCTGAGCAGCGTACTCGGCATTGACCTCAACGAGGCGGTGACACGAAAACTCGCCTCGAATGGCCAGAAGTACCCCGTGGATAAAGCCAAAAGCAACAGCAAAAAGTACGACCGACTCTGA
- a CDS encoding AAA family ATPase, which yields MQKDNGYSTTEIVETILNRLNSSTRGKKSGQYTYVIGNNGTGKSRILGELAERLKKVRSDRVVACIASTVHDRFVYGEHKTVIYMGARNSSNAVFLSAIDRQLAKYILQAMRLDRRLLRYLLEAVNMNLSFSMGEKSIETILNPPGKATRDSNRITKRAADLGLLSPRPIAMLRRITEGNGRFEQLTDAQIPMLLNYLELNIDFTLRIELAGGEFIGFDELSTGEQNRLLLFSKILSVMRDGAVFLIDEPEISLHLHWQMDFHKTLEKLLSRLNRFHVVVATHSPTIISEAVKVDGNSLDNMVAVLHREHETGERLTYAGPGAGSVICKFHNFAEVASHDQLVLRFFQTSPYQTREVSVEVADAVLSVAEGGIEKSDAVKLLNELRAVIGLSKEAEQQIEAALVLVKNDLVNSIKMKDAG from the coding sequence ATGCAAAAAGATAACGGCTACTCTACGACTGAAATTGTTGAGACTATACTAAATCGCCTGAATTCTTCCACTAGAGGTAAGAAGTCAGGCCAATACACTTATGTGATCGGCAATAATGGTACTGGGAAGAGTAGAATATTAGGAGAACTCGCCGAGCGGCTAAAGAAGGTTAGATCGGATAGAGTGGTTGCATGCATCGCCAGTACGGTCCATGACCGATTTGTTTATGGAGAGCACAAAACTGTAATATATATGGGGGCTCGAAATTCTTCGAATGCGGTGTTTCTCTCAGCAATAGATAGACAGCTTGCTAAATATATTCTTCAGGCTATGCGACTAGATCGCCGCTTGTTAAGATATTTACTTGAGGCTGTGAATATGAATTTGTCTTTTTCTATGGGTGAGAAGTCAATAGAGACTATTCTTAATCCACCTGGGAAAGCTACGAGGGATAGTAATAGAATAACCAAAAGAGCAGCTGACTTAGGTTTATTATCTCCGCGACCAATTGCGATGCTTCGGAGAATTACAGAGGGCAATGGAAGGTTTGAGCAATTAACTGACGCTCAAATCCCTATGCTCCTGAACTATCTCGAGCTAAATATTGATTTCACGCTTCGAATTGAGCTGGCTGGAGGAGAGTTTATTGGGTTTGATGAGCTTAGTACAGGTGAACAAAATAGGTTGTTGTTGTTCTCAAAAATTTTAAGTGTAATGCGCGATGGCGCCGTTTTTTTAATCGATGAGCCAGAGATAAGCTTACATCTTCACTGGCAGATGGACTTTCATAAAACACTTGAAAAACTGCTATCAAGACTTAATCGTTTCCATGTCGTCGTTGCAACTCACTCACCTACGATTATAAGCGAAGCTGTCAAGGTTGATGGTAATAGCCTCGATAACATGGTTGCTGTGCTGCACCGAGAGCACGAGACTGGTGAGCGTTTAACATATGCCGGGCCAGGTGCAGGCTCAGTTATTTGTAAATTCCATAACTTTGCAGAAGTAGCTAGTCACGACCAGCTAGTGCTCAGATTTTTTCAAACTTCGCCCTACCAGACGAGGGAGGTCAGTGTAGAGGTCGCTGATGCTGTGCTGAGCGTGGCTGAAGGTGGTATAGAAAAAAGTGATGCTGTGAAGCTTCTTAACGAACTGCGAGCGGTGATCGGGTTATCCAAGGAAGCAGAACAGCAGATTGAAGCCGCTCTAGTCCTGGTAAAAAATGACCTAGTAAACTCTATAAAAATGAAGGATGCAGGATGA
- a CDS encoding HNH endonuclease: protein MRSLCINADQKEHLAKLLRMMRAKELNGGEAWSAFSSPARSKSFTRKNAHWKTVNFTEDEVNTYKTIRKEVQERLFEQCLGCCAYCRRPVGHYGWAWHIEHVLPKSKYPSLAFKLSNLTVGCVHCNQWKGARVDKKVSKRALPIINPLVPEFIYSNHLTYVQISTESLCFAKYSTHSDEGLKTYELLSFEELERAYAINGMHAPTAALHERLTRAMSAALTSPERRELIELLSGLKSSLYRLP from the coding sequence ATGAGGTCTCTCTGTATAAATGCCGATCAAAAGGAGCACTTAGCGAAACTACTAAGAATGATGAGAGCGAAAGAGCTAAACGGAGGAGAAGCGTGGTCGGCATTTTCATCGCCAGCCCGATCAAAATCATTTACTCGGAAAAACGCTCATTGGAAAACGGTAAATTTCACCGAAGACGAAGTCAATACATATAAAACAATTCGCAAAGAAGTGCAGGAAAGACTTTTTGAACAATGCTTAGGGTGTTGCGCGTACTGTCGTCGCCCGGTAGGGCATTACGGCTGGGCATGGCATATTGAGCATGTTCTTCCAAAATCGAAATATCCTTCACTGGCCTTCAAACTCTCCAACCTAACCGTAGGGTGTGTGCATTGTAATCAGTGGAAAGGAGCTAGGGTTGACAAGAAAGTGTCCAAAAGAGCACTTCCTATTATCAATCCTCTGGTGCCAGAATTTATTTATTCCAATCATTTAACCTATGTTCAGATTAGCACCGAGTCATTGTGCTTCGCAAAATACTCTACTCATTCGGATGAAGGCTTGAAGACGTATGAATTGCTGTCGTTTGAAGAGCTTGAGCGGGCTTATGCCATTAATGGTATGCATGCACCAACAGCTGCCTTACATGAGCGTTTAACTCGGGCAATGAGCGCTGCACTTACAAGCCCAGAAAGGCGGGAGCTTATAGAGCTGCTCAGTGGGTTGAAATCCTCCCTCTATAGGCTTCCATGA